The Actinomycetota bacterium genome includes a region encoding these proteins:
- a CDS encoding glycosyltransferase: protein MPPTPLPSPLTASPTTSGTRSRTGGSASRPSPPTRTTASAEASQDGRPARSASTWIIHHCGRSRGWVGSRGQRELRDRRATVPAARGTTTGRPLESPPVLDESLTLVVPLYNEAARFDSFAPEIAAFVAGQPEGSELVFVDDGSADETAALVEKFLASSPPCRARLIRRSHFGKGAALQAALSAATTPVAGFCDLDLSTPLPDFGRITDAARQAPIVAIGSRDLAASHITQQEGAVREFLGRAFNRAVQLMVAPGIVDTQCGAKVAQTDLWRQILPHCRERGFAWDVEVVAVANSLDIPVLEIAIEWRHDEGSQVRVLRDGVAMVWALPRIRRKVARRPGDRRPSEPRPDTGVFDDSNAAALAEADAAHWWFRSKAALVAWTLRRWEPEPGRLIDLGAGAGGVTAMLGWPHDHTILVEGNAELAGRALHRHGLTVVRADLGRLPLAPGSASVVCLLDVLEHLPHPGEALAEARRLLRARGHLIVNVPGHPRLWSAADDALGHVRRYSRAALRAELEREGFDVVFLSHVFSWLVLPVWARRRLTGADAPLGLDIASPALDAAALLLTRLERAVVTRASLPLGTSVLCVATPRGPAGVEPPTRRPPRWRGRAGRARGIEDHRTG from the coding sequence ATGCCTCCTACACCGCTCCCCTCACCGCTCACCGCTTCGCCGACAACCTCTGGCACGCGGTCTCGTACTGGCGGCTCCGCATCCCGCCCGAGCCCGCCGACGCGTACGACCGCTTCTGCCGAAGCTAGTCAGGATGGACGGCCGGCTCGGTCCGCATCTACGTGGATCATCCACCATTGCGGGCGGAGCCGCGGATGGGTGGGATCACGCGGCCAACGTGAGCTTCGTGATCGTCGAGCGACCGTTCCTGCGGCTCGCGGGACGACCACCGGTCGACCGCTAGAGTCGCCGCCTGTGCTCGACGAGAGCCTCACGCTCGTGGTACCGCTGTACAACGAGGCCGCGCGCTTCGACTCGTTCGCCCCCGAGATCGCCGCGTTCGTGGCCGGCCAGCCCGAAGGCAGCGAGTTGGTCTTCGTGGACGACGGCAGTGCCGACGAGACGGCCGCGCTGGTCGAGAAGTTCCTCGCGTCCTCGCCTCCATGCCGAGCCCGTCTCATCCGTCGATCCCATTTCGGCAAAGGCGCGGCGCTCCAGGCCGCCCTCTCCGCCGCGACCACACCGGTCGCCGGCTTCTGCGATCTCGACCTCTCCACGCCCCTCCCCGACTTCGGGCGCATCACCGACGCTGCCCGGCAGGCCCCCATCGTCGCCATCGGGTCGCGTGACCTGGCGGCGTCGCACATCACCCAGCAGGAAGGAGCGGTGCGCGAGTTCCTCGGCCGCGCCTTCAACCGGGCGGTGCAGCTCATGGTCGCGCCCGGCATCGTCGACACGCAATGCGGGGCGAAGGTGGCGCAGACCGACCTGTGGCGCCAGATCCTTCCTCATTGTCGCGAGCGGGGATTCGCGTGGGACGTCGAAGTCGTCGCCGTCGCCAACTCGCTCGACATCCCCGTGCTCGAGATCGCGATCGAGTGGCGGCACGACGAGGGCTCGCAGGTGCGCGTGCTTCGCGACGGCGTTGCCATGGTATGGGCGCTGCCGCGGATCCGGCGCAAGGTCGCCCGGCGCCCCGGCGACCGTCGCCCCTCCGAGCCCAGGCCGGACACAGGCGTGTTCGACGACAGCAATGCCGCCGCCCTGGCGGAGGCCGATGCCGCCCACTGGTGGTTCCGGAGCAAGGCCGCGCTCGTGGCCTGGACCTTGCGACGGTGGGAGCCCGAGCCCGGTCGCCTCATCGACCTGGGTGCCGGCGCCGGCGGGGTCACCGCGATGCTCGGCTGGCCCCACGACCACACGATCCTCGTCGAGGGCAATGCGGAGCTCGCGGGCCGGGCCCTGCACCGTCACGGCCTCACCGTGGTCCGCGCCGACCTGGGCCGCCTACCGCTTGCCCCCGGCAGCGCCTCGGTCGTGTGCCTCCTCGACGTGCTCGAGCACCTCCCTCATCCCGGCGAGGCCCTCGCCGAGGCACGGCGGCTGCTCCGGGCGCGCGGTCACCTCATCGTGAACGTGCCCGGACACCCGCGGCTCTGGAGCGCGGCCGACGACGCGCTCGGCCACGTGCGCCGCTACAGCCGTGCCGCGCTGCGCGCCGAGCTCGAGCGCGAGGGCTTCGACGTCGTGTTCCTCTCGCACGTCTTCAGCTGGCTGGTCCTGCCGGTGTGGGCCCGCCGGCGCCTCACGGGGGCCGACGCCCCACTCGGCCTCGACATCGCTTCACCCGCCCTCGACGCCGCCGCCCTCCTCCTCACCCGACTCGAGCGCGCCGTCGTCACGCGTGCATCGCTTCCGCTGGGGACGTCGGTTCTGTGCGTGGCGACGCCCCGCGGCCCGGCCGGTGTCGAGCCCCCAACGCGGCGGCCGCCGAGATGGCGAGGAAGGGCAGGACGGGCACGTGGTATCGAGGATCACCGAACAGGATGA